A region of the Chlamydia felis Fe/C-56 genome:
GACAAATGTACACATGAGCTTGTGAATCACCCATTTTCTTATTCTATCATCTTCTGAGAGGACCTTACTTTTAATAGTGGCTAGAGATCCTGAAAGGATTTTCGTATGGTAAGATTCAAGAGTTTTAGCATTTTGTAAATATATCCCACGAATAAAACTCGTTGAAGTCATTCCTAATCCGATAAGATCTTCTTCCGGAGGGAGAGAGTAGCCTTGGAAATTGCGAATAAGAGTTTTATTTTTAAAAGCGATGCTTAAAGGGTCTTCGGGTAGGGAAAAATGATCCAAGCCAATAGCCTGATATCCCGACTTTGTTAACATATGTCGTGCATGAGAATATATCGCGAATTTTTCCTCCATAGAGGGCAGATCACTGTCTTTCATTGCTTTTTGGTGCGGTTTTATCCATGGAACAGAAGCGAAGGAAAACAAGGCTAAACGATCGGGACGCATCTGTAAAATATCTACAATTGTTTGTGAAAATGTTTTCTTTGTTTGCTTAGGAAGTCCGTAAATCAAATCTATGTTTATACTCTCAAAACCTAGCTCTCGAAATTTTTCATAGGCATGTAGAGACTCTTCATAACTTTGACGCCGCCGCACAGCCTCTTGAACAGAAGCTTGGGTATCCTGTACTCCTAGGCTCACGCGATTAAATCCTAATGACTGAATAAACTCAGCTTTTTCACTATCGTTCCTTAAAGAACGAGGATCAAATTCAATGGCGATTTCTTCAACTTCAGAAAGATCAAAACAACGATGGATATGGGAAAATAACTTTTCAAATAGCTTTCTAGATAATCGACTCGGTGTCCCCCCTCCAAAATGAATGCGGGATGTTTTTCGTTTTCCTCCCAAAAGGGTGTTCACAAGCTCCATTTCCTTAATAAGCGTAGAAATATAGTTTTCTACAATATCTTCGCGACGGTTAATAACTACGGAGCATCCACAGTACAGACACATGGTCTGACAGAAGGGAATATGAATATATAGAGATAAGGGACGATCGTCTGCTTGAAGGCGTTCAAAAGCGTGATACGCAGGAGCTGCATTGGACTCTTCCCATTCTAGAGCAGTGGGGTAGCTTGTATATCTCGGTGCCGGTTGGTGAAGACCTTCTAAGAAGTTGAAATTGACGTTAAACATAGTACCGCAGCTTGAACGTTTTCTAATGGAGTTTCAGGAAGAATGCCGTGTCCTGTATTGAAAATGTAATTTGGTTGATGTTTTAAAGAGGAGAGATACTTTTCAAGATAGCTTAGAAAGCGATCTTGAGGAAGTAGGAATAATGCGGGATCGATGTTTCCTTGTAAAGATCCTGGATAGGGGACTGTTGTATAGATCTTATTAAGATTTACGTGGTAATCAGGATGTAGTGTATCAGCTCCAGTAGCATAGAGATCCAAACAATTTTCATCAAAACAACGACAAAATAAACTAACTGGAGCAGAGACGTGTTGTTTTAACTGAGAGATTAGCCGAGCATTCGGAGACGTTACATAATGAGAAAATAATGCAGAGGGTAAACGTAAGCTAGAAGATTCAAATAATTGAATTGCCGAAGCTCCAGCATGTATTTGTTCCTTAAGATAAATAATTGTTCCTTCGATTAATTTGTTAAGCAGGGCGTCAAATTTCTCAGGATGCTGGTAAAGAAAAGCCATGGTTTTGGGAAAATCTTTGGAGGCTCCACCGTCTAAAAGATAACTGGCCATGGTGAAGGGAGAAGCGGCAAAAGCAATTAAAGGAACAGACAAACGCTTTACAAGATTTCTAATAGATTCAAGAAGGTAGGAAAACGTATCTTGAGGATCTTTGGTGAAGCGTAATTCTTCCTGAGGAGAAAAAGATATTTTAGGCCCGGGAGCAAAGTCATAAGGGATATCAAACCCGTCTAATAGTGAAAGAATATCTGCAAATAAAATAGCAGCATCTACTTTTAATAAACTCGGCCCTAAAAGAGTCGCTTCTGTGATAGCTTCTGTATTGTGGAAAAAGGCTTTTAATGTTTGAGACCCCTTGAGTTCTCTATATTGAGGCATATATCTCCCAACCTGCCGTAAAAACCATACGGGAGGGCGTTGGGCTTCTGGTTTTATAATGTCGTAAAATCCCGACATGACGCTTCCTTAACAAGGGGTATTTAGAGGAAAAGCTTTCTCTATAGATTCTAAAACTTCTGATACTAGCAGTTCTGGAGTTGGAGATAAAGAATAGGGTAATGTTTTCTTTATTTGCTCCGTTTTTCCATGATTTTGTTGGATATACAAAGCGTTGCCCGTGCCTTTAATACTAGAAATATTGTGCTTTAGAGCAAACAGACGTAATTGAGCTAAGGCGAATAACCATAATACCTCATCAGGAAGGGGACCAAAGCGATCGCGCATTTCCTCTTTTATAAGATCAAGTTGTTCCGCATCTTCAGCACCTCCTATTTTCTGATAGAATTCTATACGCATAGATGCCAAGTCAATATAAGTATCAGGAATCCGAGACTTGTAAGGGAATTCTATCTTGACATCATCATTGAATAGCGCCGGAGAGGTATTGTTTTTCAAAGCTGCGACAGTTTTTTTCAATAGTTTACAATAGAGATTGAATCCTATGGCACTTATATGCCCCGATTGATCAGTCCCCAAGATATTCCCAGCTCCGCGAATCTCTAAATCATGGAGAGCAATTTTCATTCCCCCGCCGTATTCTTGTTTATTCAACGCTTCTAAACGTTTTGCTGCAGGTACGGATAACCTATCTAAATGGGGAACTAGGAAATAACAGTAGGCTTTTCTATTCCATCTACCTACTCTACCTTTCATCTGATAAAGATCTGCCATGCCGAATTTGTCCGCCTGGTCTACCAAAATAGTGTTGGCATTGGGAATATCAATACCATTTTCTATGAGCGCTGTTGCTACAAGCACATTGATTTCTTGATCTTTAAACTTTTGGAAAATAGAAGCTAATTCATCTGAAGACATCTGCCCATGGGCAACAGCAATACGTGCTTCAGGAACTAACGTGCGTATTGTATTCCCTAATCTGAAAATACTCTCAATACGGTTATGAATAACGTAAGCTTGACCACCACGAAGTAATTCATGACGTAGAGCAGCTGACAGTGTCTCATCGTTATGCTCTAAAATAAATGTAGAGACAGGAAGTCGATCTAACGGTGGCATGGTGATTAAAGAGAGATCCCTAGCCCCGGATAAAGACATGTATAATGTTCTAGGAATGGGCGTTGCTGATACCGTAAGGCAATCTACCATAGGATAGCGCTCTTTGAGGAAGTCTTTAACTTTAACACCAAAACGTTGTTCCTCATCAATAATCAGTAAGCCAGGATTTTTGAATTCTAGGTTTTTGTTTATTAACTTGTGCGTGCCAATTAAAATATCAACATCGCCCTTAGCAGTATCTTCGAAGATTTTTTTCTTTGCTTTTCCTTCAGAAAATCGTGAAAGAACAGCGATTTTGATAGGTAATCCTGCCATGCGCTGAGAGAAAGTCTCGTAATGTTGATTAGCTAGAATGGTCGTAGGAACCATAACGATAACTTGTCGATGACCATCACAAACAGCTTTTACAGCAGCTCGCATAATAACTTCTGTTTTCCCAAATCCCGCATCTCCACAAATTAAACGATCCATGAGCTTATCAGACATCATGTCAGAGTAAATTTGTTCAATAGCTTTTAATTGATCGGGAGTTTCTTCATAGGGAAATCTTTCTGCAAATTTCATTACTTCCTCACCATGGGGAGGATAAATAAAAGAAGGAGCTGTAGAACGCTGAGCTTCGAGCTGAAGCAGCTTTTCAGCGTATAATACGAGAGACTTTTCAGAGAGATCTCGAGATCTTTTCCATTTAGAGCCATTAAGATTATGAAGATCAGGAGTTTTTTCAGAAGTCCCTACGTAACGAGAAATTAGATAAGCTTGATCTGAAGGAACATAAAGTCTTGCTTTGTCAGCATATTCAAGGACTAGGTAATCGGTTTCTATATTTAAATGGTTGGGTTTTTTTTCCATTCCGATAAACTTCCCGATCCCATTGTGAAGATGCACAACAGTCTCCCCAGGAATAGGGACAAAAACTTCCTCAGTAGTTACAGAAAAATAATTTCTCTGTTTTTGTCTTCTCAGTATCTTTGTAGAAGTAAATTCTGAAAGGGAAATAGCTGCAAACCTTTCTTTAACAAGAGCAAAGCTAGAGGAGAGATTCCCAGATTTTTCGTAAATGTGTATGGAGTTTTCCTCTAGAGTTTCTATTAAGGCTCGAGCCTCTTTCAAAGACTTGGATTTCGTATTATAGACCGCAATGTTAAGCGGTTCTTTATTAGGAATATATTCCTGAAGTTTTTGTAGAAAACCCAGAGGGGGGTTTTCATGCTTATCGATAGTTTCATTAGGATAAACAAAGGGGGCAACGAGGCGTGAAGCTTTAACATCACGATGAAAAACTTCGATATTTACTTCATTGTTCTTAACAGTGTGGGCATTAGGGAAGTTCTTTTCTTCAAAGAAAATCGTCGGAGATTGCAATGCGCGTTCACAAAGATATTGAATAGGTAAAAAGCGGTTGGGCAAGGAGGATAATGTTCCTGAAATCTCAGAAAAATCATCTTCTAACCTAGCTAAATTATCAAAGATAAACGCCGGAGGGGTATGGAAGTAATCTAACAGGCAATGCGAAAGAACTTCTTTCCCAGAGTCTTTTGTCGCAGGAGATATTGAAAGTTTAGAAACCTTTCCTGTTGAGAGTTGGTCTGAGGGGTTGAAAGGACGAATGGAGATTATTTTTTCTCCCCAGAACTCTATTCGGAAGGGTTCTTGAGAAGATAGAGGAAAGATGTCAATAATTCCTCCTCGATAAGCAAACTCGCCTTTATCTCTTGCGAGAGTTTCATGGCGATAGCCTAAGTTTTTACATAGATCGATCATCATATCAGGATCTAGCAGATCCCCAACTTGGATATCTAAATGTTGATGAACCGTGTCTTTCGGAGAGCGGGTTTTTTCTAGTAAAGCTTTTAATGTTGTTACGCAAAATACAGGGGATTTCTTCTCACATAATTCATACAGAATCTTGTCACGTTTCCCCACAGCATCGATATTGACCAATTTGGGAGACAAGTCAATTTCTGACGAGGGGAACTCCAGAGGAGGAAATCCTAAAAAGGAAGAGAGATCTTCTAGTAAATCGTCAATACAAGAGCGAGTGGTGATCATTATCACAGATTTTTTTCTCTCGTGGAAAAACTTGGCAGCTAAAAACCCACGAGCTCCGGGACGGATGTTTTCTATGAGTAATGGAGTAGAGGTGTTAATTATTTCAAAAAGACTAGATAGATTTAATTTAACTGGGTCGAAATCCATTGCCATAAAGTATTATTTAATGCGTCCGTTTGGGGAAGACTATCGGCACTACCTTGAGCGAAGATATCTTTTCCTCCCCAACGACCTCCACAGGGTGCGAGTAATATTTTTAAAAGATCTTTAGCTTGTAATCCTTGTTTAATAAGATCGTCTGAAATCCTAGAAAAAATGATGTATTTCCCATTTTTCTGAGTCGTCCATAGAGAAATTAAACGCGATGGTATTTTTTGATGTAAGCAATTAGCGTACTGTTGTAAGCGATGACTCTCTGATTCAGGTAAGTGATGGATCAAAAAGGAAACATCGTTCACTTGTTGACAGTGATCAATAAGCTTGTCTAATAGAGAATGGATAAGTTTCGTCTCTAGTTCAGAGATTTGTTTTGCTTGCTCTTTTTTCTCTTCTAGAATGTTTTGTAATTTATGCAGAATTTGATCTCGAGGAGATTGTAAAATTAGAGCAATTTCATTGAGATCTTCATTATCCTGATGAGCTAAGATTTCAGCTTCCTTTCCTGTTACAGCTTCTATACGACGTATGCCTGTAGCTACAGCGTGCTCTTTAAGAATGCGGAAATATCCGAGATCCCCAGTAAATTCTGCATGAGTTCCTCCACAGAGCTCATGAGAAAATCCCGCAGAAACAACTCGCACGACATCGCTATACTTATCTCCGAAAAATTGCTTTATCTCCTTCGAGTTCACAACATCAGAATATAGTGTGTTACGGGTCTCTACTTGATGATTTTCTCGGATCTTTTCATTAACCAAAAGTTCAATAGAAGCTAGATCTTCGGGAGAAATCGCTTTTGGATGAGTGAAGTCTAAACGAATTTTCGAATCATCAACATAAGAACCTGCTTGGCGAATATGATCCCCAAGAGTCATTTCTAAAGCTTTATGTAAAAGGTGGCAGCCTGTGTGGTTGTTGCTGATTCTTTTTCTGCGTATGCAGTTTACTTGCGTAGTTACTGCTTGGGCTTGGGAAAGTTGTCCTTGGGAAACTTCCCCGTGATGAATAACAATTCCAGCTTTTGGAGATGTTGTATGGCTAACTACAAATGTTCCATCCGAACAGAATATCTCGCCAGAATCTCCAATTTGACCGCCTTTTTCGGCATAGAAAGGAGTGGATTTTAAGATTAAAGCACCCTTTTCTTTTTCTTGAAGAGAAGATACCTGCTTACCCTCACTAACTATTGCTTCAATAAACGTATCGCAAGATAGATCGTTGTAACCAATGAATTCCGAATTTTCCCCTAAAGATAACGAATCATAAATCGCATCTGTAGCATTTTGAGATTTTGCAATATTTTTTCTAGATCGTTCCTTAGCTTCTTTCTCTAATTGATAAAAAGTCTCCAAATCTACAGAGAAATTGTAATCTTTAGCTAATAAAGCAATTTCATCGAGAGGCAGTCCATAAGTGTCTTTTAACTTGAAGGCATCTTCTCCAGAGATAAGAGACGAGGTGGATGATGATTTAAGAACTTGTTGGAGCAAGTTTCCCCCACGATGAAGTGATTTGAAATAATTTTCCTCTTCCGTAGTCATCACTTCTTGAATTTGAGATAGGGATAAGCGTAATTCTGGGTAAGCTTCTCCCATAGAATCAACTAAAGAAGGAACAATTTCTGCTAGGAAGGGTTTAGTAAATCCTAAACGTTTTCCGTAGTTTACAGATCGTCGTAAAATCTTTCGCAAAACATAACCGCGTTCCGTATTCCCAGGAAGCAAACCATCAGCTATAGCAAAAGATAAGGATCGCGTATGGTCTGCAATAACTCTAAAAGCAGCGCCTAAAGCTTCATCTTCGTGATATTTTTTCCCTGATAGCTCTTCTGTTTTTGAGATAAGCAAACGCAAAACATCAGCCTCAAAAACAGTGTTCGTTCCAGAAATAATAGAAACTAAACGTTCTAAACCGGCTCCTGTATCCACATGTTTGCTGGGTAGAGATAATAAGGAACCATCTGCTGTACGATTGAACTCCATAAAGACAAGGTTCCAATATTCTAAAAAGCGTTCGCCATCAGTATCCTCTAAAGGAGAAGTCGCTTTACCAAAGTTTGCTCCGCGATCGAAAAGAAGCTCAGAGCAATATCCGCAAGGACCTGTTTCCGCCATGCTCCAGAAATTGTCTTTGTCTGTTAATCGGAAAATGCGCTCACTAGGAAGATGTTGTTCCCAAAGAGCAAAAGCTTCGTCGTCTTTTTCATGAACTGTTGCATAGATAAGATTGGGATCAAAATTAAAAACTGACAGGGAAACTTCCCAGGCAAAAGCAATCGCTTGTTTTTTAAAATAATCGCCGAAAGAAAAGTTTCCTAACATTTCAAAGAAAGTAAGATGTCGCGATGTATGTC
Encoded here:
- the hemE gene encoding uroporphyrinogen decarboxylase, whose product is MSGFYDIIKPEAQRPPVWFLRQVGRYMPQYRELKGSQTLKAFFHNTEAITEATLLGPSLLKVDAAILFADILSLLDGFDIPYDFAPGPKISFSPQEELRFTKDPQDTFSYLLESIRNLVKRLSVPLIAFAASPFTMASYLLDGGASKDFPKTMAFLYQHPEKFDALLNKLIEGTIIYLKEQIHAGASAIQLFESSSLRLPSALFSHYVTSPNARLISQLKQHVSAPVSLFCRCFDENCLDLYATGADTLHPDYHVNLNKIYTTVPYPGSLQGNIDPALFLLPQDRFLSYLEKYLSSLKHQPNYIFNTGHGILPETPLENVQAAVLCLTSISTS
- the mfd gene encoding transcription-repair coupling factor: MAMDFDPVKLNLSSLFEIINTSTPLLIENIRPGARGFLAAKFFHERKKSVIMITTRSCIDDLLEDLSSFLGFPPLEFPSSEIDLSPKLVNIDAVGKRDKILYELCEKKSPVFCVTTLKALLEKTRSPKDTVHQHLDIQVGDLLDPDMMIDLCKNLGYRHETLARDKGEFAYRGGIIDIFPLSSQEPFRIEFWGEKIISIRPFNPSDQLSTGKVSKLSISPATKDSGKEVLSHCLLDYFHTPPAFIFDNLARLEDDFSEISGTLSSLPNRFLPIQYLCERALQSPTIFFEEKNFPNAHTVKNNEVNIEVFHRDVKASRLVAPFVYPNETIDKHENPPLGFLQKLQEYIPNKEPLNIAVYNTKSKSLKEARALIETLEENSIHIYEKSGNLSSSFALVKERFAAISLSEFTSTKILRRQKQRNYFSVTTEEVFVPIPGETVVHLHNGIGKFIGMEKKPNHLNIETDYLVLEYADKARLYVPSDQAYLISRYVGTSEKTPDLHNLNGSKWKRSRDLSEKSLVLYAEKLLQLEAQRSTAPSFIYPPHGEEVMKFAERFPYEETPDQLKAIEQIYSDMMSDKLMDRLICGDAGFGKTEVIMRAAVKAVCDGHRQVIVMVPTTILANQHYETFSQRMAGLPIKIAVLSRFSEGKAKKKIFEDTAKGDVDILIGTHKLINKNLEFKNPGLLIIDEEQRFGVKVKDFLKERYPMVDCLTVSATPIPRTLYMSLSGARDLSLITMPPLDRLPVSTFILEHNDETLSAALRHELLRGGQAYVIHNRIESIFRLGNTIRTLVPEARIAVAHGQMSSDELASIFQKFKDQEINVLVATALIENGIDIPNANTILVDQADKFGMADLYQMKGRVGRWNRKAYCYFLVPHLDRLSVPAAKRLEALNKQEYGGGMKIALHDLEIRGAGNILGTDQSGHISAIGFNLYCKLLKKTVAALKNNTSPALFNDDVKIEFPYKSRIPDTYIDLASMRIEFYQKIGGAEDAEQLDLIKEEMRDRFGPLPDEVLWLFALAQLRLFALKHNISSIKGTGNALYIQQNHGKTEQIKKTLPYSLSPTPELLVSEVLESIEKAFPLNTPC
- the alaS gene encoding alanine--tRNA ligase; this translates as MLSNTLRSNFLKFYANRHHAIVPSSPIFPHNDPSILFTNAGMNQFKDIFLNKETVSYSRATTSQKCIRAGGKHNDLDNVGHTSRHLTFFEMLGNFSFGDYFKKQAIAFAWEVSLSVFNFDPNLIYATVHEKDDEAFALWEQHLPSERIFRLTDKDNFWSMAETGPCGYCSELLFDRGANFGKATSPLEDTDGERFLEYWNLVFMEFNRTADGSLLSLPSKHVDTGAGLERLVSIISGTNTVFEADVLRLLISKTEELSGKKYHEDEALGAAFRVIADHTRSLSFAIADGLLPGNTERGYVLRKILRRSVNYGKRLGFTKPFLAEIVPSLVDSMGEAYPELRLSLSQIQEVMTTEEENYFKSLHRGGNLLQQVLKSSSTSSLISGEDAFKLKDTYGLPLDEIALLAKDYNFSVDLETFYQLEKEAKERSRKNIAKSQNATDAIYDSLSLGENSEFIGYNDLSCDTFIEAIVSEGKQVSSLQEKEKGALILKSTPFYAEKGGQIGDSGEIFCSDGTFVVSHTTSPKAGIVIHHGEVSQGQLSQAQAVTTQVNCIRRKRISNNHTGCHLLHKALEMTLGDHIRQAGSYVDDSKIRLDFTHPKAISPEDLASIELLVNEKIRENHQVETRNTLYSDVVNSKEIKQFFGDKYSDVVRVVSAGFSHELCGGTHAEFTGDLGYFRILKEHAVATGIRRIEAVTGKEAEILAHQDNEDLNEIALILQSPRDQILHKLQNILEEKKEQAKQISELETKLIHSLLDKLIDHCQQVNDVSFLIHHLPESESHRLQQYANCLHQKIPSRLISLWTTQKNGKYIIFSRISDDLIKQGLQAKDLLKILLAPCGGRWGGKDIFAQGSADSLPQTDALNNTLWQWISTQLN
- the hemN gene encoding oxygen-independent coproporphyrinogen III oxidase; protein product: MFNVNFNFLEGLHQPAPRYTSYPTALEWEESNAAPAYHAFERLQADDRPLSLYIHIPFCQTMCLYCGCSVVINRREDIVENYISTLIKEMELVNTLLGGKRKTSRIHFGGGTPSRLSRKLFEKLFSHIHRCFDLSEVEEIAIEFDPRSLRNDSEKAEFIQSLGFNRVSLGVQDTQASVQEAVRRRQSYEESLHAYEKFRELGFESINIDLIYGLPKQTKKTFSQTIVDILQMRPDRLALFSFASVPWIKPHQKAMKDSDLPSMEEKFAIYSHARHMLTKSGYQAIGLDHFSLPEDPLSIAFKNKTLIRNFQGYSLPPEEDLIGLGMTSTSFIRGIYLQNAKTLESYHTKILSGSLATIKSKVLSEDDRIRKWVIHKLMCTFVVSKEEFSHLFGYHFDEYFSDSQERLAGMATTGLIQNSSSFLTITPLGELFVRVIATAFDAYFLKTVASSPRFSKSI